A stretch of Candidatus Cloacimonadota bacterium DNA encodes these proteins:
- a CDS encoding AraC family transcriptional regulator produces MPDYQRALNSSVNFIENNLKSRFEMESVADRAGFSLYHFMRIFYGFTGYTLKGYIRERRLSEAARELLHSHKKVQELATEYGFESSESFIRAFKKEFRSTPEKFRKENQLIKYTPRLKVQICRITKGDMKMDWKIKDMPEIRVIGIKRKIVTRESKEQIAALWDEFLSHINKNENLRKLQTVGICFPEPKYLEQQPEPDDTWYYMAAVIADQNVEIPEALTEHKIPAAKYAVFTHKGSFEKLHETYKFISVDWIQQVDYEFYLHEEIEWYDDRFKPEDPENSEYDILVPIR; encoded by the coding sequence ATGCCGGACTATCAAAGAGCCTTAAATTCTTCGGTGAATTTCATCGAAAATAACCTTAAAAGCAGATTTGAAATGGAATCTGTAGCAGATCGTGCGGGATTTTCGTTGTATCATTTCATGCGGATTTTCTATGGTTTTACAGGTTATACTTTGAAAGGATATATCCGCGAGAGAAGGCTTTCCGAAGCTGCCAGAGAACTTTTGCATTCCCATAAAAAAGTGCAGGAACTGGCTACTGAATATGGTTTTGAATCCAGTGAATCCTTCATTCGCGCTTTCAAAAAAGAATTTCGCAGCACTCCCGAAAAATTTAGAAAAGAAAATCAATTGATAAAATATACGCCGAGGCTGAAAGTGCAGATCTGCCGCATAACAAAAGGAGATATGAAAATGGATTGGAAGATTAAAGACATGCCCGAAATCCGCGTTATCGGCATCAAACGCAAAATTGTAACCCGAGAAAGTAAAGAGCAGATAGCTGCTTTGTGGGACGAATTTTTGTCTCACATCAATAAAAATGAAAACCTTCGCAAATTACAAACGGTGGGAATTTGTTTTCCCGAGCCAAAATATCTGGAACAGCAACCCGAACCAGATGATACCTGGTATTATATGGCTGCTGTGATCGCAGATCAAAATGTCGAAATTCCGGAAGCTTTGACCGAGCACAAAATTCCAGCTGCCAAATATGCTGTCTTCACGCACAAAGGTTCGTTCGAAAAACTGCATGAAACCTACAAATTTATATCGGTCGATTGGATTCAGCAGGTCGATTATGAATTCTATCTGCACGAAGAGATCGAATGGTATGATGACAGATTCAAGCCGGAAGATCCGGAAAACTCAGAATATGATATTTTAGTGCCGATCAGGTAA